The Podarcis muralis chromosome 16, rPodMur119.hap1.1, whole genome shotgun sequence genomic interval TCACATCTATGAGTCTACCTACACCTGATTTCAGAGGTTTTTGAACACTGTTAATTTTTTGCATTTCCCTTCTTTCATCATTTGTTGCTAGCTATCTACAGTAGGGCTATTGAATGGTTTAAagtagaaaagcaggatataaatatgccTAATATATTAAATAATGTTACATATAATTATAAATATGATATATtctaaatatttaaaatgcaattgatctatacagttataccttggatcccgaatgccctggaactcggatgttttggctcctgaatgccacaaactcagaagtgattgtttgcgaatgttcttttggaacctgaatgtccgatgtggcttccgcggcttctgattggctgcaggagcttcagaaGCCGCAAATTGGTTTTCAAATgtattggaagtcaaacggacttcctgaacagattccattcgacttccaaggtacgactgtactactgGAAATATCCTTCCCATGAATAAGGAAGTGAACTACATTATACATTCCACCTGgtcaataataattaaaaacccaTACCCAACTAAATTATATTCATAGACCCGCTGAAATTAAAGGACCTAAGACTTGcctattaatttaaatgggcCTACTCTAAGCAGGAGTAATGTTGGATAaagcccaatacagtcatacctcgggttgaagtcacttcaggttaagccttttcgggttgcgctctgcggcgacccggaagtaacggagcgtgttacttccgggttttgccgctcatgcatgcgcagacgctcaaaatgatgtcacacgcatgcgcggaagtggcaaatcACTACACGCGCAGACACGCGGACACaggttgtgtttgcttcaggatgcgaacggggctccggaacagatcccggtcgcatccagaggtaccactgtactataataataattttgtagcATCCAAGTAAAACTTAAGTCAGGTAAAAGTGACAAATAAGTGTGCAATGTCTTATTGATTGTGAGAatggaaggtgccaggtgagggtTGCCAATGGGTTTCAAactcttggtgagttagggatttcccctgaatgcaaagacaggctctggcagattgagcggatgagaccaatagtgggtccaacgctCAAGAAGGTGGTTATTGtaagtgctgtagagggaaatgaggggcagatggggctcgtctacctgggaaggtagcccatccacTATACTCTTTCATGAGAATGtcctcaggagtaaaccctaaggcaggtatgtccaaagtctgttttgggggcctaatacGGCCCACCAGccagtttaatctggcccctgtggtaGTTTATTTCATGAGGTAAaatcctaagaaaagctcaagaagattggaagaaatttatagactacctacagaaatattgtaaaattaatgaatgttagaatgatgttggataaaagtTATGAGGTtattagctataacgctataagggatatgaaaaaatggattattaataggtaaaaaattaatgttacaatattttaagattaaagactaggataaacaaagagggaatggatttgctgaactaacaaattgaactggaatacaaaaagggaggtgtgaggaggtccgggaaacaagcaaatgaaagataagtgatggaaagatggaattgttttttaaatatttttattttgtatttttcttttttcattttgtaatattttgaaaattttaataaatatcttttaaaaaaaaataaacacacatgtctgtaccaaaaataataattaaaaaaaaatataaaatcctaataaaagctcaacaactttggtcggcccttacgcatgttcacttcatcaaatctggccctctttaaaAATAGTATGGACACCCCGCTAAGGAAAAATCCATATACTGTACTCACTGCCTTGAAGAACATCTTCGGGAGAAcaaaaggctaaggagtgaacCCTAATCCAGAGAAGAGTCcttaaggtggttggatggtgtcttgtatgcctccttccggcaactcctgcagccaagctggtgtcatatgtattgttctgctttcctttggaccacatcagtgaggatgAGAGAAGggtcttgtcttctgggcagctcaggacctccatacaccctgCTCAGCCTTGCGCCCCAGAGAGCTCACTTCAGTACTCtgcaaacacagcaaaaacaacataggaggcagcagttacaagttctCTGCAGGTACTGCAATTCGCCagcggtttggcttcacccccagaggcacactccattcccAGACAGACGAATCCTGACAATATACTTTTCTTTGCTACTGTTTGGGATGGTTCACAATCGACCATTACAGCTATAAGCAtccatttgaaaaaaaaaaagggggggggagacaataaatggttttttatttttttgttgcaaAGCACCTGATATATGGAAAAGCACTTTACTCAtactaattattaataataaatataataatataaaatatagttactcttgttataattattatgattattgtgaaaataataaaagtTTGTCTTTTATTTAGTATTTGTGAGCAATGAATAATAAGGTAACCTGCATATATTAGCAAAATGTATGCAAAACAATATTTGCATAAGCAGCAACAGCGACGCGGTCCCCTTCCATCGCCTCGCAACTCCCTAGTAACTATGGAAACCGAAGCTCTCCCTCCTCCGGTTCAGTTCTAGGACCATCCCACCAATCGGCGATAAGGGCCAAGGGTGGGGTTGACCACTCAGGCTCCAGAAAGCGCGGCGGCTCCTCGCCTCCTCCAATCACCGGGCCGAAAGCGGACCGCGGTCGTCGCGGCTGACGGAGCTGGGCTGAGCCAATCGGAAGAAACAGCAGGCGGAGAGAGGCCCGCCCTTGCCTTCCCCCTCAGCCTCCCTTCGGCGCGACGCACTCAAAGACAGTTGGCCGAGAAAGGCGACGGGCGAGGAGGAGCCCCAATGAGCGCTGCTGGGGAGGCGGGCGGAGCGGGAGCCATTCAGGAGGCGAGGAGGCAAGAGAGTGACTAGAGGGAGCCCCGCCTCCCTAGCGAGCGCAGCCAATCAGGCAGAAGGGGGCGGGTCCCTCGAGGCCTCCGCTTTGTGGTGGGTAAGTGGGGGAAAGAAGGCGCTCTTCCACCACCCAACGCACCCcctgttgggggggaggaagaagggcGCTTTCCCTTATAGATATATGTCTGTAGTGCATTGTAGGTTATCTCCCCCTGAGGGTGGgacctggggagggggggcaacTTGGGGAGGGGGTCACGCAGTGGGGGAGGGGCAAACTGAGGAGCATTTGTGGGGTTCCCCTGCTTTTATTATGAGGGTCACAGAGGCCAAGGCGGGGCAGAAGGAAATAAAGGGGGGTATTCATTATAAGGGGGTCTCCATCATATTTCCAggcttcattggggggggggcaggggggtggaaATGCTGAGGTCAGTTGAGGGGGAGCCACCAATGAGCCTTCGACCTTatgggaaaggagattattatatgattattggggggggggggttgggatcAAATAACGGGGAGAAGTCCCAGGAGTTGGGGTACAGGGTAAGGAGggtgcaggagtggggaacacaGACTTGGTTCTCAGTTATGGAGAGTGTGCGCTGCCATCATAGGAATACATCAATGGGCACGCAGTTGACATagggaatttgtggccctcccaacttccatcaagggacgcgggtggcgctgtgggtaaaagcctcagcgcctagggcttgccgatcgaaaggttggcggtttgaatccccgcggcggggtgcgctcccgctgctcggtcccagcgcctgccaacctagcagttcgaaagcacccccgggtgcaagtagataaatagggaccgcttactggtgggaaggtaaacggcgttccgtgtgctgcgctggctcgccagagcagctttgtcacgctggccacgtgacccggaagtgtctccggacagcgctggcccccggtctcttgagtgagatgggcgcacaaccccagagtctgtcaagactggcccgtacgggcaggggtacctttaccttttacaacttCCATTGGCCCCCCAGTCAGTGTGGTcgggggtgctgggagttgtagttcagtgacatttggagggccgtgctgctgtgggttaaaccacagagcctagggcttgccaatcagaaggttggcgcttcAAAtccccccagcttctgccaacctagcagttcaaaagcacgtcaaagtgcaagtagataaataggtaccactctggcgggaagttaaacggcgtttccgtgcgctgctctggttcgccagaagcggcttaagtcatgctggccacatgacccggaagctgtacgccggctccctcggccagtaaagcaagatgagcgccgcaaccccagagtcggccacgactggacctaatggtcaggggtctctttacctttacctctggttTAGGGAATTAGAAGGTGCAAACTGAGGTATTTGATGGTGGGGTTGTGGGTTCAGAACGGGGGAAATTGGGAAATTCTGGGTTGGCATTAGTAATCTGGGCAGGGAACTGGTTGGCAGCCGGTGAAATATTTGCAAACAGTGGAGCAcagtaacgggggggggggggggggggctgtagaacaggagttggggtgggggttgtaGGAGACCTTAAGTCAACATGCCATTGCTTTGCAGCCTCCAGATGAGAAAAGCTGGATGCTTGGGAGATGGAGTTTCAGGCGGCAGAGTTGGCagtgcactctctctctttttttaaaaacttttacaTCTGGCAGTTCCCATGTTTAGTCTGCAGCCTCTCCAGTTTAGAAGGCTGTTAGGTAGAATGACTAAGAAAAACATCCACCTGAGACCTTGTGGAGTCTTTCCCAGGCAAAACAGGCAACACAGAGCTAGATTGAGATCAGTGTTCCagccagcataaggcagcttttaatgtttattattcATTACTATTTACTCAGATTAATATCCTGCATTGCCTAGGGCACATATCATTAATATTTTTAAGCATTCTGAGAGCAGGCAGAAACATTCTAAAATTACAGTCAACAACTGATTTCAAGACTGATCTTACGGTCAGCCCTTAAATGCCACATTCCTCTTGAAAGTCAATAATGAAGGAGGCAGACACACCTCATTGTAGAATCTGAGATAGCTGATCTTGGGTTAGGTGCCCTTTTGGGTACTTTGCtcccaagtcatttagggctagTACTAACCCCTTGAATGTATTTCTAGAAAAATGTTTTCTGCATAAATAAAGGGAGAAGGGGTCAACGTCCTAAAATCCATTTCTTAcaagtttccccccctctctctcgctcattccccctcttcccccctcccctgctgtcTCAAGGAGTCTGGACTATGCTGTTGGTCAACCCCTCATCGTGAAAGAGCTGTCCCAGCATGGAGTTCCCAAACCACAGCAAGAACTTGCTGCAGAGCCTCTGGGAGCAGCAACACGAGGGCTTCCTTTGTGACTGCACGGTCCTCGTGGGCAGCACCCAGTTCCTGGCCCACCGGGCAGTGCTGGCCTCCTGCAGTGCCTTTTTCCACATGTTCTATAAGGAGCGGCTGGACAAGAGAGACTTGGTCTCCATTAACAATGAGATCGTCACAGCGCCCGCCTTCGGGCTGCTGCTGGAATTCATGTACAAAGGCAGCCTCTCCTTCAACGACATGCCGGTGGAAGACATCCTGGCGGCCGCCAGCTACTTGCACATGAACGACATTGTCAAGGTGTGCAAGAAGAAGCTGCAGGCCCGCGCCTTGGCGGAAGCCGACAGCACCAAGAAGGAAGAGGATCCCCTGGGCAGCTCAGAGCTTCTGCCCAGCACCTCCAAGTGCCAACTTCAAACGTCCGGAGCCCAGCCGCTGCCGCCCCCTCAGCCAAGCGAAGCAGGGAAGAGCAAGAAACAGGAGTGGAAAGGTGGAGAGAAAATGGTTTCCGAGGAGCCATTGGCCTCCACTTTGGACATGGCGGACACCACGCAGCCAGGGAtggaagctcctcctcctcctgtgaggCCTCTTCCACCCCCCGTCATTGACATCTCCCTCTCCAGCCCTAGCAGCTCCACCGAAACCATATCACACAGCTGCTCGCCACCGAGGAACGCAGCTGAGGGTCATGCCGGCCCTTCGGAGAGGTATGGGGAACAACAGACAGGTGGTCTCGGTGTGTTTTGCCAGAAGGAGCCAAGCAGGTCCTCCGTCAAGGTCAAGGTGGAAGCCATCGTGATCTCCGATGAGGAGCCGGACATGATGGATCAACTGGAGGGGCAGAGCGCAGATTTGAGGCTGGAGACAATATTCCAGAGGTCCGCTGTAGAGGCAGGGCCTGCCGGAGGCTGTGGGCGCCACCCCGACAGCTTTGAAGAGCCAGGTGGGATGGAAGAGGTCTCTTCCGAGAGCGGCTTCCTGCCTCAAGAGCACGTCCCGTTCCACATGATCCCTGTGCCTGCCGGACAAAGCTTCTCCAACATGGTGACTCCGCCCTTGCACGAACAGATGTACTTGCAGGACTACGAGTCCCACTCCAACTTTGGCATCTTCACGGAAGACGTCCCCACCTGCAAGACTTGCGGGAAGACCTTCTCGTGCTCCTACACCCTGCGGCGCCACGCCACCGTCCACACGCGGGAACGCCCCTACGAGTGCCGCTACTGCATGCGGAGTTACACGCAGTCCGGAGACCTTTACCGGCACATCCGCAAGGCCCACAACGAGGACCTGGCAGCCAAGCGTTgcaaacaggatgttgagaaCCCTTCGTAGGGGGCCTATACCCCCGCCCAGTTTGGGCCATGGGGCAGGTGGTTCATGACCGAGCAGACGGACGGTTCCCAACATGCAAGGACAAAAAACCCATCCCTTTTGTGAAACATTGTGCAGAAGCCAGGAAGCAGAGAGACAGAGCCCTAACTGTCCGAGCCAATGATGTGGGGCTCATCCTATCAGGTTCAACCTTCCCTCCTGGCTTCCAAATCATTTCCCCACCTTGCCCTTGAgaatttcttgtttgtttttccacGAGGTGAATTGTTGGGAAGTTGGGTTTGCACCCGGGTCACCCTTGTGCATCGTTTGGAAGAAGCCGCACCAAACGTAAAATGAACTGGGGAAGGGGTTCGTCCTCCCACTCCAGTATTTATTTATGTACAAACTCGTGGCGGCAGGTTTAATATGAAGTTGGAGCGGTATTTAAGCTTGAGCTCTAGGTATAGCTGCCTAGAGGACATTCTGTTTTGTGGGAGGAAAGGTCTGAAAGGTTCCTGACAGTTGTTGCAAATCAGAATTTCACTTGAGAGGACAGCAGGGGGGATGGGAACAGGCTTCTAGCCCTCCTGGATGCACAGAAAAAGATTGCATAGGGGGAGAAGCGCCCGGGAGGAAGACTATGTTGAAAGGCATGGTTCTGACTCTATCCCATCATGCAGTGCAGGTGGGACTCATTGGGAGAAGTGGGCAGAGTATTCCTTTTCAAAacagcccccctgcccccctctttgTGACACGTTGGATGTCATGACAGTCTAAAACAGTGGAGGCTGATGCGAGGGAAAGTAGGGCACAGTCCCGCCAACCTCATGCCTGACTTTAGCGCGCCCCCATGGCTCTGCCTTCTGCTTACCATCAGACCAGGGGTtgctctgtctgtcattggctctggcgccacctactgttggtctccctgccttccatcctacaaggcagccctgtatccgGAAGTTTTCCATGTTtgactttttttgtgtgtgtttattatgctgtaagctgcccagagtggctggggcaaccccgtcaggtgggtggggtagaaggaataaattatattatagtcCAGATAGGCACTAGCCCTGTCTAAAGCAGGCAGTGCACAGACCCCCACCAAGCTGCATCCCTGTTTTGACATGCTCCCATTTTGCAGACAAAGATCAACGGCCGAGAGATGGGGGCCTGCCAGGGTCATGCACAGCGCAGGTGAGATTTTAACTTTTCTCACTTCCGAGCCACGTCCGACGCTCTTTCCCGTTTTCAAGCCTGCTCACTTCAGAGcagccactgccagcctcaaCCTTCCTCCCAGAACTTGCCAACCCTCCCACTGTGAAATGTGTTTCTCCAACCTGTTTGTTCTTATAAGCAGCTACAAAGCAGCCTCACTGCCAAGGATACCCATTTAACAGTAAAAAAAACCAGGCATCAAGTGCTCCAGTATTCTCTCTTCTGTGATTTTGGGGTGTGGATGGGTGTGGGGGTTTGTGGGTAGGGGGTTTTCTCTCCTCTAAGGCTAGGGATTCCCAAATTGTGGTCTGTGgcatagctacagtggtgcctcgcaagacgaaaagaatccgttccgcggttctcttcgtctagtggttttttcgtcttgcgaagcaaccccattagcggctaagcagattagcgctattagcgatttagcggctattaaaggcttagcggataagctgttaaaaggctattaacggcttagcggctttgaaaaaggggggggaagcgggggggggaaatggcgagactcgcaagacgtttttgtcttgcgaagcaagcccatagggaaattcgtcttgcgaagcgcctccgcaacggaaaaccctttcgtctagcgggtttttcgtcttgcgaggcattcgtcttgcagggcaccactgtacattaaatacCAACATTCATTTTAAGTAgtatttttattacttctttaacTTCTTACATTGCATTTTACTGAAGTGCAGTTTGACGTCTACAGGATGCAAACTAATAcagtgtaagaaataaaagacgCAATAACCgtacaattaaaaatcacacgGTATCTAGATTGACACATTGCCAATGCTACAATAGGCAGAAAAATCATGCAAGGAGTCCACCAAGACTAACCAGCGATTTCCAGTTGGATGGCAGGGAAGGGGGCAAGGGTCAGGACGCAGCTGGGGTTCTGCAGAGCTGATCTTAAGCAAAGAGTCCTTTGCTTTCATCCATCTTCTTGAGATCTCCAAGAGTCTGAATCAGGCTTGACGCAGAATACCTTGATGCCAATTATGTCATTTAGGAAACCGAGGTGCATGGGGAAGAGAAGAGTGCCATCCCCCACAAAAGCAGattttggcaggcaaaacatgttttcaaactgTATTTTCTACTCAGGAGTGGTAGATTTAACATGCAAGGTACAAAGTAATTGAAGTGTTGAACAAAGTGACATTTCCCCCCGTTACAGTAAACcgtaattttacattttaaacccAGTTGTTCCACTGTTCCCTTTTTCAGAAGTCTTAATACTTGCAATTAAATAGAAAAACCAGATCCCCATCACCTCTGCACATGAAACCTTGTGGTTGGGCCATGAAAAAGAAGGCTGCACTGGCCCATCTGCCACAGGAGATCCAAGAGACGATCTCATTCCAGCGGGCAAAACCCTCACCACACAGGCTACCCCTGGAGCCATCATCCCTGGATGTCAAAAGAAAGAGTATCGGAGGCCATCTCCGTTTATGGACTTGGTAATGGGGAGTATGGGAGGGGGAGCAATAATATAACCAGCCACCACCTCCGAATTGAAGGATAGGGAACCAACAACCTtcctggtgttgctgaactacatctcctgCCATCCTGACCGTTGAGccaggctgatgagagttgggagcccaacattgggaaggtcactggttcatGCCCATCCCTGACCATCAAAGCAGTCTCCTACTGTATCAACCTGGGAGCAGAAGCGAAGGCCGGGAAGGACTTTGACGTAGTGCGTGCTTAGGAAGGCCATGCCTTGGCGATACTAAGAAAGGTGCGGTTTGTGGGGTACCTCTTTCTCAAGGAGGTAGAGATACCGGGGCAACTGCAAGGAGGTGGGGGTGAGTTTCACCTCGGTAGATCAAAACCTACGTTCCAAGAAAACCATCatctggtggggtggggagaaagaagaggTAGTTGGTGTCCAAAATGCAGGTGATCACATCTCCCAGACAAAATAAACAAGGAACTCGGGATCCAAAGGAAGGCGACCCATTTGCCATCAGCCGAACATCTCCTGAGAGGCATAGGTCATATAGAGGAAGCCATCTTCATCTTTGTACGTCATGTACACTTCAGACATGGTGGAAGACATGCTGACGAGGCTGCGGTTGCCATCGACCAGGAAGTAGAATGCCTGAGTGGACCCGATGCACATTCGGTTGCTGAGGGAGAAAACGGGCACGAGTCAAAACATGGCTTCCAGGTGGCCTAAACAAATTCTGCATCCTTACCTCCCCCAAAACAGTGGAGTCTGGTCCATTAGGGTGCATGGCGCGCTGCCCTGAGTTTGCCCACACCTGCCCAACTTCTGACTTCCAACCAATTGGAAGCTGGCTCCGCCTACGATTGGCTCCAGCCCTGGCTGTCATTGGCTATAGCTCCGCCTCCATGCCTCCcgccccaccagccccagctgctACTGCCCCTCCAAGCCTATTTCCCTGTGTGCCAATATAACAATATTTCTCCCCCACTCACACACACCAAGCCAGAGCATTAAAAATCCAATTAACATAGTCGCTGCTTAAATCCAGCCCAACATATGGTTGTAGAAGGATGAACGACCCAGCCAGATGCTTAGTAAGCCTCCCATTTTTACAGGCTGCCCAATCTCCTCGGAGGCTCATTCACCGGATGATTGTGATGAACTGGCCCATGGTGAGGTCTTCGGGAACCAGAAACTTGGTCTTGTCCAAGGCTGGCAACATTTTCTCCTTGGGGTAGCGCTCCAGGATTATCTGCAAAGGAAGAAGAGCCACGTCTGAGATTGATCTTCAATAGCAGACGGCCAGATTCCCCGGGAAGCTTAAGCAAAATGGTTACAAGCGAAGACAGCCGTTTCCAATTTGTCTAAGGACTCAGATAGACCGTCTCTGTACAGGAAGGCTCTACTTGTCACCATTATGGCCAATAGCCACTGGTTTATCAGCCTGCTGCTGATTTACCTGACTCATCTGTTCattgctggaccagtgtcttgcctcgggaatggactggatgagagccaacaaactgagaCTCAGTCCAGATAAGGCAGAGGCATTGcttgtgggtggttccctagaccagatgtgGGGGGAGATTGATGGGGtgacacttcctctgaaggagcaggtttgtagcctgggggtactcctggatctttTGCTGTcactcaaggctcaggtggcctcagtggcctggagtgccttccatcagcctcggctggtggcccaggtaTGCCCCTatgtggacagggatagcctaactcatgggtaggcaaactacggcccaggggccagatccggcccaattgccttctaaatctggcccgcagacggtccaggaatcagcgtgttttcacatgagtagaacgtgtccttttatttaaaatgcatctcggggttatttgtggggcataggaatttgttcctttccccccttcaaaatatagtccggctccccacaaggtctgagggacagtggaccagccccctgctgaaaaagtttgctgacccctgactgaCTACTgtggtctatgctctggtaacctcaaggttaggtaaaggtaaagggacccctgaccattaggtccagtagtgaccgactctggggttgcggcgctcatgtcgctttattggctgagggagccggcgtacagcttctgggtcatatggccagcatgactaagccgcttctggcgaaccagagcagcgcacggaaacaacgtttaccttcccgccggagcggtacctatttatctacttccactttgacgtgcttttgaactgctaggttggcaggagcagggaccgaacaacgggaactcatcccatcgctgggattcgaaccgccgaccttctgattggcaagtcctaggctctgtggtttaacccacagcaccacccgcgtcactaacctcaaggttagattactgcaacacattatacgtagggctgcctctgaagacaatttggaaacttcagctggtgcagaattcagcggccagattgctcactggagcaagatagtctgagc includes:
- the LOC114586927 gene encoding microtubule-associated protein 1 light chain 3 gamma-like, with protein sequence MDSFPPFKHRKTFASRKSEVATIRMKFPGKLPIILERYPKEKMLPALDKTKFLVPEDLTMGQFITIIRNRMCIGSTQAFYFLVDGNRSLVSMSSTMSEVYMTYKDEDGFLYMTYASQEMFG
- the ZBTB3 gene encoding zinc finger and BTB domain-containing protein 3, whose product is MEFPNHSKNLLQSLWEQQHEGFLCDCTVLVGSTQFLAHRAVLASCSAFFHMFYKERLDKRDLVSINNEIVTAPAFGLLLEFMYKGSLSFNDMPVEDILAAASYLHMNDIVKVCKKKLQARALAEADSTKKEEDPLGSSELLPSTSKCQLQTSGAQPLPPPQPSEAGKSKKQEWKGGEKMVSEEPLASTLDMADTTQPGMEAPPPPVRPLPPPVIDISLSSPSSSTETISHSCSPPRNAAEGHAGPSERYGEQQTGGLGVFCQKEPSRSSVKVKVEAIVISDEEPDMMDQLEGQSADLRLETIFQRSAVEAGPAGGCGRHPDSFEEPGGMEEVSSESGFLPQEHVPFHMIPVPAGQSFSNMVTPPLHEQMYLQDYESHSNFGIFTEDVPTCKTCGKTFSCSYTLRRHATVHTRERPYECRYCMRSYTQSGDLYRHIRKAHNEDLAAKRCKQDVENPS